The Rhodothermus profundi genome segment TTTCTTCCGGTTCGTCGATCTGCTGCTCGTCTTCGACGGGCTGCGCAGGCTCGGGCAGCGCTACCGGACGCGTCTTTTCGGGAAGCGCGGCAGCTTCTTCCGGAGGCGTCTCAGGCGGCGACTCCGGCGCCGCTTCGTTGGGCCGGGGTTGCTCGGATTGCTGGACGGGCCGCCCCTCGGCCCAGGGTCCCAGCTCCACTTCAATGAAGCCCAGAGGTGGTGCCTGGGTCAGTTCCACCTGCGTAAAGGCTAGCAGAAGCAGCACCAGCGCGTGCACGGCCAGGCTGGTCAGCAGCCCGATCCAGTCGTCCCGTTTCATAGTGGGTCAGGTTGTGCTCGGCGTGGAAATTTCCGCCTCTAACTGCGCGCGCAATGCAGCCAGCGCTTCGGGATACGGCGGCCGCAGAATCCCTCGATCCGTGATAATCGCCGTGATCAACGCGGCCGGCGTCACGTCGAAAGCCGGGTTATAGACCCGGATGCCGTCGGGGGCCGTCTGCCGGCCGAAACCATGCGTGATTTCGCGCGGATCTCGTTCTTCAATAACAATCGCCTGCCCAGACGGCGTTTCAAAGTCGATGGTAGAAACCGGCGCCGACACATAAAACGGGATGTTGTGCGCCCGGGCCAGCACGGCCAGGCCATACGTGCCAATCTTGTTGGCCACGTCACCGTTGGCCGCGATGCGGTCGGCACCAACGATCACGGCATCGACCCATCCCTGTTGCATCACATGCGCGGCCATAGAATCAGTGATCAACGTGGCCGGTACCCCTGCTTTCAGCAACTCCCAGGCAGTGATGCGACTGCCCTGCAAAAGCGGTCGCGTCTCGTCCACCCAGGCTTCGAGCCGCACGCCTCGCTCTTTGCCCAGAATAAACGGGGCCAGGGCCGTTCCGTAGCCCGACGTGGCAACGCCGCCCGTGTGGCAGTGCGTGAGCACGCGCATGCCGTCCTTGAGCAGTTCCAGTCCATAGGCCCCCAGCCGACGTCCGGCTTCCCGATCCTCCGCTTCGATGGCCCGGGCTTCGGCCAGGAGCTGTGCTTTGAGCGTCTCCCGATCTGCCTGCCAGTAGGCCTTCAGCACCGCTTCCATGCGCTGAAGTGCGCCGAACAGGTTCACGGCCGTGGGACGCGTCTGCCGGAGTTGTTCAAGGGCCTGCTGCACCGCGTCGGGACCTGCTCCGGGATCGCGCAGCGCGAGCACCACCCCGTAGGCTGCCGCAATACCAATGGCAGGCGCTCCGCGCACGCGAAGCTTTCGGATGGCCTCGGCCATTTGCTCGGGCGTTTCGATCGGAATCCAGCGCTCTTCTACAGGCAGCCGCGTCTGATCCAGCAGGTCCACGCGAAATGCTTCGTCATTCCACTGCAGCGGCGGAATCATGATGGGTCGTAGCTCTCCGTTTTGTTCG includes the following:
- the mtnA gene encoding S-methyl-5-thioribose-1-phosphate isomerase, coding for MIPPLQWNDEAFRVDLLDQTRLPVEERWIPIETPEQMAEAIRKLRVRGAPAIGIAAAYGVVLALRDPGAGPDAVQQALEQLRQTRPTAVNLFGALQRMEAVLKAYWQADRETLKAQLLAEARAIEAEDREAGRRLGAYGLELLKDGMRVLTHCHTGGVATSGYGTALAPFILGKERGVRLEAWVDETRPLLQGSRITAWELLKAGVPATLITDSMAAHVMQQGWVDAVIVGADRIAANGDVANKIGTYGLAVLARAHNIPFYVSAPVSTIDFETPSGQAIVIEERDPREITHGFGRQTAPDGIRVYNPAFDVTPAALITAIITDRGILRPPYPEALAALRAQLEAEISTPSTT